In uncultured Cohaesibacter sp., a genomic segment contains:
- a CDS encoding LysR family transcriptional regulator produces the protein MNWDDVRIFLAVARAGQILQAARRLGVNHATVARRLTALEEALQARLVKRHTTGCELTPEGETFLLAAERMETEMLAARADIGAADVTVSGVVRIGAPDGFGVAFLAPRLVPLLEQYPDLTVQLVPVPRSFSLDRREADIVITVERPAQGRLVARKLVDYSLGYYASRSYIARHGCPASREELEQHRLIGFVEDLIYSPSLNYQGEMLRGHQPQFECASALGQTEAVRAGLGIGILHGFLAREDPELVEILSEHRIQRAYWAVYHESTRQLRRIKAVSDFVYSLVEQERAIFQ, from the coding sequence ATGAACTGGGACGATGTGAGGATCTTTCTGGCGGTAGCGCGTGCGGGGCAGATCCTGCAGGCGGCGCGGCGGTTGGGAGTCAATCACGCCACCGTGGCTCGGAGGCTGACGGCGCTTGAAGAGGCTCTGCAGGCCAGGTTGGTCAAGCGGCATACCACGGGATGTGAGTTGACGCCGGAAGGGGAAACCTTCCTGTTGGCGGCCGAGCGCATGGAAACCGAAATGCTGGCGGCCCGCGCCGATATCGGAGCGGCCGACGTCACGGTGTCCGGTGTTGTGCGCATCGGTGCGCCGGATGGTTTCGGGGTCGCCTTTCTGGCTCCGCGTCTGGTGCCGCTGCTGGAGCAATATCCCGATCTGACAGTGCAGCTGGTACCGGTGCCGCGATCCTTCTCGCTGGACCGGCGGGAAGCCGACATCGTCATCACGGTGGAGCGGCCTGCGCAGGGACGTCTGGTGGCGCGCAAGCTTGTGGATTACAGCTTGGGCTATTATGCCTCTCGATCCTATATCGCCCGGCATGGGTGTCCGGCCTCACGGGAGGAACTTGAGCAGCATCGGCTCATCGGCTTCGTGGAGGATCTCATCTATTCGCCATCGCTCAATTATCAGGGGGAAATGCTGCGCGGCCACCAACCACAGTTCGAATGCGCCAGCGCATTGGGGCAGACCGAAGCGGTGAGAGCAGGGTTGGGAATCGGAATTCTGCATGGCTTTCTAGCGCGCGAAGACCCCGAGCTTGTCGAAATCCTGTCTGAACACAGAATTCAGCGAGCATACTGGGCCGTCTATCACGAAAGCACGCGGCAGTTGAGACGTATCAAAGCGGTTTCAGATTTTGTTTATAGTCTTGTCGAGCAGGAGCGCGCTATTTTCCAGTAA
- a CDS encoding CBS domain-containing protein has protein sequence MSQDAHIAFEHAYSQTTVGELLAEKESVVFSVTVTTSLAAVIAELDIHKIGNMPVVDLKTGLVGVVSERDVIRAIGEFGEAAMARPVKDFMTRNPTTCSREDKIVDVMRTMTEGRFRHMPVVDGAVLEGVISIRDIVMHRVKEVEFETLRLKQLVVG, from the coding sequence ATGTCACAGGACGCTCATATTGCGTTTGAACATGCCTATTCCCAGACCACTGTCGGGGAACTTCTCGCCGAGAAGGAGAGTGTTGTTTTCTCTGTCACCGTGACAACGAGCCTTGCTGCCGTGATTGCGGAACTGGATATTCACAAGATCGGCAACATGCCCGTGGTTGATCTCAAGACCGGTTTGGTTGGGGTTGTGTCCGAGCGCGATGTGATAAGGGCGATTGGGGAGTTCGGGGAAGCCGCAATGGCCCGGCCAGTCAAGGATTTCATGACGCGCAATCCGACAACCTGTTCACGGGAAGACAAGATCGTCGATGTCATGCGGACCATGACTGAAGGCCGTTTCCGCCATATGCCTGTGGTCGACGGCGCCGTGCTGGAAGGGGTGATCTCCATCCGGGACATTGTCATGCACCGGGTCAAGGAAGTGGAGTTCGAAACTCTCCGCCTCAAACAGCTGGTGGTTGGCTGA
- a CDS encoding iron exporter MbfA yields MVLSLFTNNKRSFTSLSEQEVLALAISSEEDDARIYRAYAEHLRADYPQSAKIYEDMAAVEDQHRCNLIEMYKSQFGDVIPLIRRDHVRGFYDRKPDWLMKSLSLEKIRNETIAMEEQSARFYRAAINQVSNADTRRLLGDLALAEEGHEDIARELQDEHTPDAVKDDEASHEHKQFVLTWVQPGLAGLMDGSVSTLAPIFAAAFATQDTWSTFLIGLSAAVGAGISMGFTEAAHDDGKISGRGSPFKRGIASGVMTMIGGLGHALPYLIPYFWTATVIAVVVVFIELWAIAWIQNKYMETPFMRAAFQVVLGGALVLAAGIIIGSG; encoded by the coding sequence ATGGTCTTGAGTCTTTTCACCAACAACAAACGGTCCTTCACGTCCCTGTCCGAGCAGGAAGTGTTGGCGCTGGCAATTTCCTCCGAGGAGGACGACGCACGCATCTACAGGGCTTATGCCGAGCATTTACGCGCCGATTATCCGCAATCCGCCAAGATCTACGAAGATATGGCCGCCGTCGAGGATCAGCACCGCTGCAATCTGATCGAGATGTACAAGAGCCAGTTTGGCGACGTCATTCCGCTGATTCGACGGGATCATGTCCGTGGCTTCTATGATCGCAAGCCTGACTGGCTGATGAAGTCACTGTCGCTGGAAAAGATTCGCAATGAGACGATTGCGATGGAAGAGCAGTCTGCCCGTTTCTATCGTGCCGCGATCAATCAGGTCAGCAATGCCGACACCCGCCGGCTGCTTGGGGATCTGGCGCTGGCTGAAGAAGGGCACGAAGACATTGCCCGCGAGCTTCAGGACGAGCACACCCCCGATGCCGTCAAGGACGACGAGGCTAGCCACGAGCACAAGCAGTTCGTTCTGACATGGGTGCAGCCCGGTCTGGCTGGCCTGATGGACGGCTCGGTGTCAACGTTGGCGCCGATCTTTGCTGCGGCCTTTGCAACGCAGGATACCTGGTCGACCTTCCTCATCGGTCTTTCCGCTGCCGTTGGTGCCGGCATCTCCATGGGCTTTACGGAAGCGGCCCATGACGATGGCAAGATCTCCGGTCGCGGATCGCCGTTCAAACGCGGTATCGCGTCCGGCGTGATGACCATGATTGGTGGCCTTGGTCACGCGCTGCCCTATCTCATCCCTTATTTCTGGACAGCAACGGTCATCGCTGTGGTGGTCGTGTTCATCGAGCTTTGGGCAATTGCCTGGATCCAGAACAAATATATGGAAACCCCATTCATGCGCGCTGCCTTCCAGGTCGTGCTTGGCGGTGCCCTCGTGCTGGCTGCTGGCATCATCATCGGCAGTGGCTGA